CGTCATGACGCTCCTTCTGACGGTCCGCGAGCAGGGCGGGCACGCGTCGACGCCTCCGGCAACACCGGCCACCGCGCGCCTCGCTCGCGCGATCGACCGGCTGCACCGGCATCCGTTCCCCACCCGGATCGCGCCGCCCGTGCGCGCGATGCTCGAGACCGTCGCCCCGCATGCACCGCAGCCCCTGCGCGGCGTGCTCCAGCGCCTGTCGGTGACAGCGCCGCTCGTCGCGGCGGCTCTCTCGCGGATGGGACCCGAGATGAACGCCGTCGTCCGCACGACGGCGGTCGCGACACAGCTGAGCGGCGCGCCGGGCGAGAACGTGCTGGCGACGACGGCCAAGGCATCCGTCAACATCCGCCTCCTGCACGGCGACACGGTGCACAGCGCCACGGAGCGGGCACGGCGCATCATCGCCGATGACGAGGTCGAGCTCGAGGTGCGGCACGGATCCGACCCCTCGCCGATCTCGCCGTGGCGCGGTGACGCGTGGCGGCGACTGGGCGGGGCGATCGTCGCGACGCTCGGGGAAGACGTCGTGCCCACGCCCTATCTGCAGCTCGGCGCGAGCGACAGCCGCTGGTTCACGGCGATCTGCCCCCACGTGTACCGCTTCACGCCTTTCCACCTCACGCGGCCGGAGCGCGACGCGCTGCACTCGCACAACGAGCGCATCCGCGTGGGAGTGTGGCTGCGCGGGATCGAGTTCTACCGCGCGCTCATCGCGTCGCGCTGAGCGCCTGCTCGGCCTCGGCGACGACGTCTGACTCGACGACGTCCGACTCGACGTCGGTCACGAGGTCGGTCACGAGGTCGAGCGACCGCGCGAGGTCGGCGACGATGTCGACCGGGTCTTCGAGGCCGATGGAGAGGCGGATCGTCGTCGCCGTGATCCCCGCCTCGGCGAACTGCGCCTCGCTCAGGTGGCTGTGCGTCATCGAGGCGGGGTGCGCGACGAGGCTCCGGGCATCGCCGATGTTGGCGACGAGCTTGACCACCTCGAGCGAGTCGACGAACCGCTCGACCTTCGCCCAGTCGGCCTCCGCGTCGCCGTCC
This genomic interval from Microbacterium sp. 4R-513 contains the following:
- a CDS encoding M20/M25/M40 family metallo-hydrolase, producing MASPVERFQELLRIPTVSHADESKTDWEPFERFVAAVERLYPLTHEHLARETVAGHSLLYRWRGAGDGDPLVLMAHIDVVPVVEAEWEHPPFDAVVAGEGTDAAIHARGAIDDKGALVAILEAVESSIADGVTPAHDVYLAFGHNEETAGGGAQAIVETLRERGVRPALVLDEGGAVVDGVIPGVAVPTAMVGVAERGVMTLLLTVREQGGHASTPPATPATARLARAIDRLHRHPFPTRIAPPVRAMLETVAPHAPQPLRGVLQRLSVTAPLVAAALSRMGPEMNAVVRTTAVATQLSGAPGENVLATTAKASVNIRLLHGDTVHSATERARRIIADDEVELEVRHGSDPSPISPWRGDAWRRLGGAIVATLGEDVVPTPYLQLGASDSRWFTAICPHVYRFTPFHLTRPERDALHSHNERIRVGVWLRGIEFYRALIASR